The following proteins come from a genomic window of Flavobacterium eburneipallidum:
- a CDS encoding hybrid sensor histidine kinase/response regulator: MKQNPFILLLCLIAFYSHSQPIKFTHYNDNDGLSHNSVRHIVQDKKGFLWFGTFSGLNRFDGYQFKNYMSSAPGNNKLYNDDITVLELDEASNHLWIGTRKGLTLFKMDTHVFVTFLHQKNNPNSLPEEEIRSVHVDKFKRVWVGTKNQGVYIFYLKENRFEKVPLKGFDYVKEIFEDKKGNIWIGSYDKGSVAKITLDNKGTIVRMNNYTLSVPNSNEKNPYINFIYEDTKADIFVGTRKGLYKLNKKEDQFVNLYIANDEIRGNLGPYFLSVAKAPDGKYWVGTLGGLLVCKQLEDIQKGDYKWYYSILSDNTSLVDNLVSALYFDASGVLWIGTEDGLDKYDPYENQFALNKDISRYLGNQAPRIRGFSKTHDGKVIVVSNHNGLFVSSPKGFVPLHNKAKDIASIYSDNGKTFYCGLWDGNLMVYDYASNSSKEIKIGFYTSPIFAINKIGNQSIMVGSFGEGAVELDTKTLKVQAAKGKLLPGFQINAIEKDAHNNVWFATETGVVRYNTVSTKIETYKTLSKRENGILKEDNVSDIMIDRKGKIWASTRYGLCLYNPKKNAFSTIKNFKEISGIWITDILQDAKGDLWLNMNNNSMAWVKYDLTDINIYYVNSGNRLDVFSSSGFFNFNNSTIFLGGKNGIISFSPQTMKRNRWSPEPVITEFKVQNEEVFPETEINGQVPLLTDLNYGKKVELNYKNRNFSIQFSTPSFANEKLNKFQYILEGFDKKWITVNSNSRTIQYTNLYPGNYVFKLMSSNCDGNWSKVVSYEIKVLPPFWLTPISFLLFFLLLVAVFYFVRKEIRNRLHLKQELLTEKVNREQDIKLNNEKLRFFTNISHELRTPLTLILGPAKQLLEDNEHATDYEKSRYNLIYQNASRLLNLVNQVLDFRKAQSGELKLKVSKTDILTYSKNIFDSFKEMAFNKKIKLNFIAEVEGITGWIDNDKYDKILYNLLSNALKFTNELGNVDLYIRLKNSPEEILIIEVTDDGIGIPLKSQEKIFKRFYQATNSKDHNTGSGIGLSLVKSLVAIHKGEISVESTLAKGSTFRVEIPIGRASYDRKEVFEYALKNDNLSMLIPEKAAKKIIQNTELKEKILVIEDNIELRKYLVDYLSDYYKVYEAENGEEGLKLCRQIKPILCVTDVMMPVMDGLEFCKELKSDEFISHIPVVLLTALGENTDKVKGYETGADGYLVKPFEPSLLRSVMENIIKSRLELKQKFSGEVESKVSLLTHSPIDEEFMQKITDLINENLSEFDLSTDFLCDKLGVSSSKLYRKIKELTDLAPNEFIRTIRLKKSAELLKTKKYNVSEVTNLVGFNDPLYFSRCFKKQFGFPPSKLIN; this comes from the coding sequence ATGAAACAAAATCCCTTTATATTACTCCTTTGTTTAATCGCATTTTATTCGCATTCGCAACCCATAAAATTCACGCACTATAACGATAATGACGGCTTGTCACACAATTCGGTTAGGCATATTGTGCAGGACAAAAAAGGGTTTTTGTGGTTTGGAACTTTTTCTGGTTTGAATCGGTTTGATGGTTATCAGTTCAAGAATTACATGAGTTCGGCACCTGGCAATAACAAATTATACAACGATGATATTACGGTATTAGAATTAGACGAAGCCTCCAATCATTTGTGGATAGGAACCCGAAAAGGCTTGACACTTTTCAAAATGGATACCCATGTTTTTGTGACTTTCTTACATCAAAAAAATAATCCTAACAGCCTTCCCGAAGAAGAAATTCGATCTGTTCACGTAGATAAATTCAAAAGGGTTTGGGTGGGAACTAAAAATCAAGGCGTTTATATCTTTTACTTGAAAGAAAACCGATTCGAAAAAGTGCCTCTCAAAGGTTTTGATTATGTCAAAGAAATTTTTGAAGACAAAAAAGGAAACATTTGGATAGGAAGTTATGACAAAGGATCGGTTGCCAAAATAACCTTGGACAACAAAGGAACAATTGTTCGAATGAATAACTACACGCTTTCTGTTCCTAATTCGAATGAAAAAAACCCGTACATCAATTTTATTTATGAAGATACCAAAGCCGATATTTTTGTCGGAACCCGAAAAGGACTTTATAAATTAAATAAAAAAGAAGATCAATTTGTCAATTTATATATTGCGAATGATGAAATCAGAGGTAATTTAGGGCCCTATTTCTTATCCGTTGCTAAAGCTCCCGATGGCAAATATTGGGTAGGAACTTTGGGCGGATTGTTGGTTTGCAAACAATTGGAAGACATTCAGAAAGGCGATTATAAATGGTATTATTCGATATTGTCTGACAATACTTCTTTGGTAGATAATTTGGTTTCGGCTCTCTATTTTGATGCTTCTGGCGTATTGTGGATTGGAACCGAAGACGGATTGGATAAATACGATCCTTACGAAAATCAGTTTGCGCTTAACAAAGATATTTCTCGTTATTTGGGCAATCAAGCGCCTCGAATAAGGGGTTTTTCTAAAACGCATGACGGAAAAGTAATAGTAGTTTCCAATCACAACGGACTTTTTGTTTCCAGTCCAAAAGGATTTGTTCCCTTACACAACAAAGCCAAAGATATTGCCAGTATTTATTCGGATAATGGAAAAACGTTTTATTGTGGTCTTTGGGATGGCAATTTGATGGTTTATGATTATGCTTCTAATAGTTCCAAAGAGATAAAAATTGGGTTTTACACTTCGCCCATTTTTGCTATCAATAAAATAGGAAATCAATCCATAATGGTGGGTTCTTTTGGAGAAGGTGCTGTTGAATTGGATACTAAAACATTGAAAGTTCAAGCGGCTAAAGGTAAATTATTACCTGGTTTTCAGATTAATGCCATCGAAAAAGACGCTCACAATAATGTGTGGTTTGCTACCGAAACGGGCGTGGTGCGTTACAATACCGTTTCTACTAAAATTGAAACCTATAAAACACTTTCCAAAAGGGAAAATGGCATACTAAAAGAGGACAATGTCAGTGATATTATGATTGACAGAAAAGGAAAAATATGGGCTTCCACTCGTTATGGATTATGCTTGTACAATCCTAAAAAGAATGCTTTTTCTACCATAAAAAACTTCAAAGAAATCTCTGGAATTTGGATTACCGATATTTTGCAAGATGCCAAAGGCGATTTGTGGTTGAATATGAATAATAATAGCATGGCATGGGTGAAATATGATTTAACAGATATTAATATTTACTACGTGAACAGCGGAAATCGATTGGATGTTTTTAGCTCCAGCGGTTTTTTTAATTTCAATAATTCGACCATTTTTCTGGGTGGAAAAAACGGCATTATTTCTTTTTCGCCACAAACCATGAAGCGAAATAGATGGTCGCCAGAACCCGTTATTACTGAATTTAAAGTGCAGAACGAAGAGGTTTTTCCAGAAACAGAAATCAACGGACAAGTCCCACTTTTGACCGATTTGAATTATGGAAAAAAGGTAGAACTCAACTATAAAAACCGCAATTTTTCGATTCAATTTTCAACTCCATCATTTGCCAACGAAAAACTGAATAAGTTTCAGTACATACTCGAAGGTTTTGATAAAAAATGGATCACAGTAAATAGCAATTCTAGAACCATTCAATATACCAATTTGTATCCTGGGAATTATGTTTTTAAACTCATGTCCAGCAATTGTGATGGTAATTGGAGTAAAGTGGTTTCTTACGAAATAAAAGTGCTACCGCCATTTTGGTTGACTCCAATTTCTTTTTTATTGTTTTTTTTACTGCTAGTGGCTGTTTTTTATTTTGTTAGAAAGGAAATAAGAAATCGCCTTCACCTAAAACAAGAATTGCTTACCGAAAAAGTAAATAGAGAGCAAGACATCAAATTGAACAATGAAAAATTGCGCTTTTTTACCAATATTTCACATGAATTAAGAACGCCTTTGACCTTAATTTTAGGACCTGCCAAACAATTATTGGAAGATAATGAACATGCCACTGATTATGAAAAAAGCAGGTACAATTTAATTTATCAAAATGCCAGTAGATTGCTCAATTTGGTTAATCAGGTGCTTGATTTTAGGAAAGCGCAATCGGGCGAATTAAAACTCAAAGTTTCTAAAACAGATATTCTGACGTATTCTAAAAACATCTTCGATTCCTTTAAGGAAATGGCATTCAACAAGAAAATTAAATTGAATTTTATTGCCGAAGTCGAAGGTATTACGGGCTGGATTGACAATGATAAATACGACAAAATCCTGTATAACCTCTTGTCTAATGCTTTGAAGTTTACCAATGAATTAGGAAATGTAGATTTGTATATTCGATTAAAAAATAGTCCAGAAGAAATTTTGATTATCGAAGTAACTGATGACGGAATTGGAATTCCATTAAAAAGTCAGGAAAAAATCTTTAAACGCTTTTATCAAGCTACCAATAGTAAAGATCATAATACAGGATCGGGTATTGGGTTATCATTAGTGAAATCATTGGTCGCTATTCATAAAGGAGAAATATCTGTAGAAAGTACCTTGGCAAAAGGCAGTACATTTAGGGTCGAAATTCCAATAGGTCGAGCGTCTTATGACAGAAAAGAAGTGTTTGAATATGCTTTGAAAAATGATAATTTGAGTATGCTTATTCCCGAAAAAGCAGCCAAAAAAATAATCCAGAATACCGAACTCAAAGAAAAAATATTGGTAATCGAAGACAATATCGAGCTTCGAAAATATTTAGTCGATTATTTGTCGGATTATTATAAAGTGTATGAAGCCGAAAACGGAGAGGAAGGACTTAAATTATGCCGCCAAATCAAACCCATTTTATGTGTTACCGATGTGATGATGCCTGTTATGGACGGACTCGAATTTTGTAAGGAACTCAAAAGTGATGAATTCATAAGTCATATTCCAGTGGTTTTATTGACCGCTCTTGGCGAAAACACTGATAAAGTTAAAGGTTATGAAACTGGCGCTGATGGTTATTTAGTCAAGCCATTCGAACCCTCGTTATTACGATCTGTGATGGAAAATATCATCAAATCAAGATTGGAACTCAAACAAAAATTCTCTGGCGAAGTAGAAAGTAAAGTCAGTTTGCTAACCCATTCGCCAATTGATGAAGAGTTCATGCAAAAAATCACCGATTTGATTAATGAAAATTTAAGTGAATTCGATTTATCGACCGATTTTTTATGCGATAAGCTGGGCGTGAGTTCTTCTAAATTGTACAGAAAAATTAAAGAATTGACTGATTTAGCTCCCAATGAATTCATTCGAACCATACGTTTGAAAAAATCTGCTGAATTATTG
- a CDS encoding DUF4861 family protein, translated as MKVSIITALLIGSTCLAQNNTDTSLYMKSDKITYLTDIGSETGDLYKTIGHHGPAVENEWMALRIYFSDKVAIDVYNKAKAGLELKKASWYPTPEQQKEGWGADYYKVASTVGLGGVKLWDGEKVVPLNPVTNRLARVGKTETTSWMEMISRGVPYKGKKVDILVRVTVFSGKREAKVEAESLTGEKVQFVTGINYFKDFGTKKGANYIAVWGKHPEDVAAEIVEIGAAIMYNPKDYVKNDDDGTQYLLISKPTKKLATKIISSSAKEQELNTLDKLEAYIKK; from the coding sequence ATGAAAGTATCAATAATAACCGCTTTGCTGATTGGTTCGACTTGTTTGGCTCAAAATAATACAGACACTAGTTTGTATATGAAGTCCGATAAAATAACGTATTTAACTGATATTGGTTCAGAAACAGGAGATTTATACAAAACCATCGGGCATCACGGACCTGCAGTCGAAAATGAATGGATGGCATTGAGAATCTATTTTAGTGATAAAGTAGCCATCGACGTTTACAATAAAGCAAAAGCAGGTTTAGAGTTGAAAAAAGCAAGTTGGTATCCAACTCCTGAACAACAAAAAGAAGGATGGGGAGCTGATTATTACAAAGTGGCATCAACAGTAGGTTTAGGAGGAGTAAAGCTTTGGGACGGCGAAAAAGTGGTTCCGTTGAATCCAGTTACGAATCGTTTGGCTCGTGTGGGAAAAACAGAAACGACTTCTTGGATGGAAATGATTTCAAGAGGAGTACCGTACAAAGGAAAAAAAGTAGATATTTTGGTTCGTGTAACCGTATTTTCAGGAAAAAGAGAAGCTAAAGTTGAAGCTGAAAGTTTGACTGGAGAAAAAGTACAATTTGTAACAGGAATCAATTATTTTAAAGATTTCGGAACTAAAAAAGGAGCCAATTACATCGCCGTTTGGGGAAAACACCCAGAAGACGTGGCTGCGGAGATTGTAGAAATTGGAGCCGCTATTATGTACAATCCTAAAGATTATGTAAAGAATGATGATGATGGAACGCAGTATTTATTGATTTCAAAACCAACAAAAAAGTTAGCAACAAAAATTATTTCTTCAAGCGCAAAAGAGCAAGAACTGAATACTTTGGATAAATTAGAAGCTTACATAAAAAAGTAA
- a CDS encoding glycoside hydrolase family 28 protein, whose translation MSKIKLKLFLIALMGSLFSIGFECQAQKSTQSQKDFLITNYGSKGDGKTLNTIAIQKAIDAAFKNKGGRVVFPKGKFLSGSIVLKSNVTLYFEEESVLLGSTNSKDYFNMAFDGRPDSPKKDDNSQMALILAHKANNIALQGKGTIDGQGLQLALNIDSLHHAGIAVDPKYSLRRNRPSETMRPKLFRFSQCENVAVEGLKVGEASCWGLSFELCTNLVLDNLKIVNRSYWNNDGIDITDCKNVKVTNCDINAADDGICLKSYYPGYCNDGVYIANCTIRSSASAIKFGTASVGGFKNVTIKDIKVYDTFRSAIAIESVDGGKIENIEVSNVEALNTGNAIFIRIGQRSGYKPGSIKNINIKNIKVQVPFGRPDSNYDLRGPEVDFFHNPFPASIVGLEGYAIENVTLENIEINYPGRASKGMAYIPLNRLHQVPEVAKEYPEFSMFGELPAYGFYVRHANGISMKNIKLTLDAADFRPAFVFDDVKNLKMESINLPNEKEKQLVFKNVISSNIEKQLEEQVLEIQH comes from the coding sequence ATGTCAAAAATTAAACTAAAACTGTTTCTTATTGCCTTGATGGGAAGCCTTTTTTCAATTGGTTTTGAATGCCAAGCACAAAAAAGCACCCAATCTCAAAAGGATTTTCTAATTACCAATTACGGTTCAAAAGGAGATGGAAAGACTCTTAATACAATCGCCATCCAAAAAGCAATTGATGCCGCCTTTAAGAATAAAGGAGGTCGTGTCGTTTTTCCTAAAGGCAAATTTTTGTCCGGAAGTATTGTCTTAAAAAGCAATGTAACCTTATATTTTGAAGAAGAATCGGTTTTATTAGGAAGTACAAATTCCAAAGATTACTTCAATATGGCTTTCGACGGAAGACCTGACTCTCCAAAAAAAGACGACAACTCCCAAATGGCTTTGATTTTAGCCCATAAAGCCAATAATATTGCACTTCAAGGAAAAGGAACAATTGATGGTCAGGGGTTACAACTAGCTTTAAATATTGACAGTTTGCATCATGCTGGAATTGCTGTAGATCCCAAATACAGCCTTCGAAGAAACAGGCCCAGCGAAACCATGAGACCCAAATTATTTCGATTTTCGCAATGTGAAAACGTTGCAGTCGAAGGATTAAAAGTAGGAGAAGCTTCCTGCTGGGGATTGTCTTTCGAATTGTGTACTAATCTTGTTTTGGATAATCTCAAAATAGTAAACCGTTCCTATTGGAACAATGACGGAATTGATATTACCGATTGCAAAAATGTCAAAGTAACCAATTGCGATATCAACGCAGCCGATGATGGTATTTGTTTAAAATCCTATTATCCGGGTTATTGCAATGATGGCGTTTATATTGCCAATTGTACGATTCGATCTAGTGCCAGTGCTATAAAATTCGGTACAGCTTCTGTCGGAGGTTTTAAAAATGTAACCATCAAGGATATTAAAGTCTATGATACTTTTCGTTCTGCAATTGCTATAGAATCAGTAGATGGCGGCAAGATTGAAAATATTGAGGTTTCAAATGTAGAAGCCCTAAATACAGGAAATGCTATTTTTATTCGTATCGGACAAAGAAGCGGCTATAAACCGGGAAGTATCAAAAATATAAATATCAAAAACATAAAAGTGCAAGTTCCATTTGGTCGCCCGGATAGTAATTATGATTTAAGAGGACCCGAAGTTGACTTTTTTCACAACCCTTTTCCAGCTTCAATTGTTGGTTTGGAAGGCTATGCTATTGAAAATGTAACTTTAGAAAATATTGAAATAAATTATCCCGGAAGAGCTTCAAAAGGAATGGCGTATATTCCGTTAAACCGACTACATCAAGTGCCAGAAGTAGCCAAAGAGTATCCCGAATTTTCAATGTTTGGAGAATTACCAGCCTATGGTTTTTATGTAAGACACGCCAATGGAATAAGTATGAAAAACATAAAACTGACATTGGATGCTGCTGATTTTAGACCTGCATTTGTATTTGATGATGTCAAAAACTTAAAAATGGAATCCATAAATCTTCCGAACGAAAAAGAGAAACAACTTGTTTTTAAGAACGTTATTTCATCAAATATCGAGAAGCAATTAGAAGAGCAAGTGTTGGAAATTCAGCATTAA
- a CDS encoding metallophosphoesterase family protein: MLRISFFILLLLSVSACKSQQTEKNTVIKIAFIADVHLQDIFPKFEDNTYQGIKNPKTGEYANIRTMSSQLHSTRIFNENYFAFLEALNDISKRGIKQVVLPGDFSDDGQPVHVRGLRKILDQYTKEKGMSFFVTTGNHDAVKPFAQEALKTDFLGKDGKEQIISSSKTNLKPKENQLEPIVTADIKNWGYKETLNKMVGFGFFPKKNYLYWETPFSHYKYENYNFDEALAESVLEKRTYSVKKH; encoded by the coding sequence ATGTTAAGAATATCGTTTTTTATATTGCTATTACTTTCTGTATCTGCTTGTAAATCGCAACAGACAGAAAAAAATACTGTCATAAAAATAGCCTTCATTGCCGATGTTCATTTGCAGGATATTTTTCCAAAATTTGAAGACAATACGTACCAAGGCATTAAAAATCCCAAAACGGGTGAATATGCCAATATAAGAACCATGAGTTCGCAATTGCATTCGACCCGAATTTTCAATGAAAATTACTTTGCTTTTTTAGAAGCTCTAAATGATATTTCCAAAAGAGGCATTAAACAAGTGGTATTGCCTGGCGATTTTAGCGACGACGGACAGCCAGTTCATGTTCGTGGATTGCGAAAAATATTGGATCAATACACTAAAGAAAAAGGCATGTCATTTTTTGTAACCACAGGAAATCATGATGCTGTAAAACCTTTTGCGCAAGAAGCTCTTAAAACTGATTTTTTAGGCAAAGATGGAAAAGAACAAATTATTAGCAGTTCTAAAACGAATTTGAAACCAAAAGAAAATCAATTAGAACCTATTGTTACAGCAGATATAAAAAATTGGGGATACAAGGAAACCCTGAATAAAATGGTAGGTTTTGGATTTTTTCCAAAGAAAAACTATTTGTATTGGGAAACGCCTTTCTCCCATTACAAGTATGAAAACTATAATTTTGATGAAGCATTAGCCGAATCTGTTCTCGAAAAAAGAACCTATTCCGTAAAAAAACACTAA
- a CDS encoding metallophosphoesterase family protein has product MLPDASYLVEPVKGVWLLAIDANAYVPNQKLSGLPNDPHDFSGASIGYNNVLIYKSHLINWIKKVSAAAKEKGKFLIAFSHYPMVDFNDDASPEMKLLFGSNKMQLSRVPNEEVAQLFADAGIQIHFGGHMHINDTGVRTTEKGNTLFNIQTPSLAAYMPAYKILTINSNDAIEVETVVVNKVPKFNSLFSFYKEEYTHLQNIKSPDIWNKDILKAKDYEEFTNWHLKELVRLRFLPEDFPVAFLESIVKLSGKDLLQINKNTSAVEKQLVTNNLEIKDFESWTGFDMIFDFYRLKNADELAIPAIGSKRLKQYEMVCKQLEKSSDEKLILWSKIFQKTSSGKPSNDFKLNLKTNQIERLNH; this is encoded by the coding sequence TTGCTACCAGATGCCAGTTATTTGGTCGAACCTGTTAAAGGAGTTTGGCTTTTAGCAATTGATGCTAATGCCTACGTTCCCAATCAAAAATTATCAGGATTGCCGAACGATCCGCATGATTTTTCGGGAGCGAGTATTGGGTATAATAATGTCCTTATTTACAAAAGTCATTTAATCAATTGGATCAAAAAAGTTTCGGCAGCAGCCAAAGAAAAAGGAAAATTTTTGATTGCTTTTAGCCATTATCCAATGGTTGATTTTAATGATGATGCTTCCCCAGAAATGAAATTATTATTTGGTTCCAACAAAATGCAATTGTCCAGAGTTCCCAACGAAGAAGTGGCGCAACTATTTGCCGATGCAGGAATTCAGATTCACTTTGGCGGACACATGCACATCAATGATACTGGAGTTCGAACTACAGAGAAAGGCAATACGTTGTTCAATATTCAAACGCCTTCGTTGGCGGCTTATATGCCAGCTTATAAAATACTTACCATTAATTCGAACGATGCTATTGAGGTAGAAACTGTAGTGGTGAACAAAGTTCCAAAATTCAATAGTTTGTTTTCTTTTTATAAAGAAGAATATACTCATTTGCAGAACATAAAAAGTCCCGATATTTGGAACAAAGACATTCTAAAAGCCAAAGATTATGAGGAATTTACCAACTGGCATTTAAAAGAATTGGTGCGTCTTCGGTTTTTGCCAGAAGATTTTCCAGTTGCATTTTTAGAATCTATCGTAAAACTTTCTGGCAAAGATTTATTGCAAATCAACAAAAATACTTCAGCAGTTGAAAAACAATTAGTAACCAATAATTTAGAAATTAAAGACTTTGAATCTTGGACAGGTTTTGATATGATTTTCGATTTTTACCGATTAAAAAATGCCGATGAATTAGCCATTCCAGCAATAGGTTCGAAAAGACTAAAACAATATGAAATGGTTTGTAAACAGTTAGAAAAATCAAGTGATGAAAAACTAATTTTATGGTCAAAAATATTTCAAAAAACTAGCAGCGGAAAACCGTCCAATGATTTTAAATTGAACTTGAAAACGAACCAGATAGAACGTTTAAATCATTAA
- a CDS encoding GH92 family glycosyl hydrolase, translated as MKLSTKIIVFLGIALGCTIEINAQNQLHNYVDPMIGSEGDGRVFIGPSCPYGMVKPSPDCTVSPNSGWLPMPKEVTGFSQVHVSGTGGGPKYGNIQIMPFSGTLDKLDQTSHRVEENVKLGYYQTVFKENQIKTEITTAEKASFYRITYPKNTSKDLKIDPGFFLGENPEPNAREAQQFVGSQIEIVSDTEVRGYSRIRGGWNNGRAYTVYFWAVFDLPIAKYVTYKDGKFYSNQSAQFDSGKKTAALLSFGNDGKQEVNVKIGISFLSELKAKNNIEVEIPHWNFNIVLASLENKWEQLLSRIKLSEDTSIDYKKMFYTGLYHTMIMPVNRTGENPLWTNDEPYYDDFYCIWDTFRSSSPLITLVDPKRQVEIVNAMLNIYKREGYLPEGRSGNDNGRTQGGSNAETVIADAFVKNLKGIDYELALKAMLKDAEVSPGGNAEKEGRGGLNEYLKLGYIPYGIDRAGNRTIDYAYNDYNIATVAKGLNHTEIYKRYIKQADYWQNLWRSDYENNGSKGFIMPKDAAGNWLDEVVFGESKIQKPTFRYTPTITESPWYVCHWCVYFYEGTSWEYSLSIPHDIPEVVRKSGGDLAFQKRLDTFFDAKLYDVSNEPSFLAPTMYHWIGKPSLSSDRIKEIITHNFNTSRNGLPGNDDSGAMSSWLAFHMMGLYPNAGQPYYLLNTPLIKETTLALESGKNFKISTKKWSTKNKYIKAAFLNGKPFNQAWILHDDIVKGGELILEMDSKPSAWGTTILPPTK; from the coding sequence ATGAAACTATCAACTAAAATCATAGTTTTTTTAGGAATAGCATTAGGTTGTACCATTGAAATTAATGCCCAAAACCAACTTCATAATTATGTAGATCCAATGATTGGTTCAGAGGGTGATGGTCGGGTTTTTATTGGTCCTTCTTGCCCTTACGGAATGGTAAAACCAAGTCCTGATTGCACCGTTAGTCCCAATAGTGGCTGGTTACCAATGCCAAAAGAAGTCACTGGTTTTAGTCAAGTTCACGTCAGCGGAACAGGTGGTGGACCCAAATACGGAAACATCCAGATTATGCCTTTTTCTGGAACATTAGATAAGTTAGACCAAACTTCTCACAGAGTCGAAGAAAACGTAAAATTGGGTTATTATCAAACGGTTTTCAAAGAAAATCAAATCAAAACAGAAATTACCACAGCCGAAAAAGCATCTTTTTACCGCATTACCTATCCTAAAAATACTTCCAAAGATTTAAAAATTGACCCCGGTTTTTTCTTGGGAGAAAATCCAGAACCCAATGCAAGAGAAGCTCAACAATTTGTAGGTTCTCAAATAGAAATAGTCTCGGATACTGAAGTGCGAGGCTACAGCCGAATTCGAGGTGGCTGGAACAACGGTCGTGCTTATACCGTTTATTTTTGGGCGGTTTTCGATCTGCCTATTGCAAAGTATGTTACTTATAAAGACGGGAAATTCTACAGCAATCAATCAGCTCAATTTGATTCTGGAAAAAAAACGGCAGCCTTGCTTTCTTTTGGCAATGATGGAAAACAGGAAGTCAATGTCAAAATAGGCATCTCGTTTTTGAGTGAATTAAAAGCAAAAAATAACATCGAAGTCGAAATTCCGCATTGGAATTTCAATATCGTTTTAGCTTCTTTAGAAAACAAATGGGAGCAATTGTTAAGCCGCATAAAACTCTCCGAAGACACTTCAATCGACTATAAAAAAATGTTTTACACCGGTTTGTATCATACCATGATTATGCCAGTAAACCGAACTGGAGAAAATCCGTTATGGACTAATGACGAACCTTATTACGATGATTTTTATTGTATTTGGGATACTTTCAGGAGTTCCAGTCCATTGATAACATTAGTCGATCCAAAGCGTCAGGTAGAAATTGTCAATGCGATGCTGAATATTTATAAGCGAGAAGGTTATTTGCCAGAAGGCAGAAGCGGGAATGACAACGGTCGTACGCAAGGCGGTTCGAATGCCGAAACGGTTATTGCCGATGCTTTTGTGAAAAATCTAAAAGGAATCGATTATGAATTGGCTTTGAAAGCCATGCTTAAAGATGCAGAAGTATCACCTGGAGGCAATGCAGAAAAAGAGGGCAGAGGCGGATTAAACGAATATTTAAAACTAGGTTATATCCCGTATGGAATTGATCGTGCTGGAAACCGAACCATCGATTATGCTTACAACGATTATAATATTGCAACTGTTGCCAAAGGTTTGAATCATACAGAAATTTATAAAAGATACATCAAACAAGCGGATTATTGGCAAAATCTTTGGCGTTCCGATTATGAAAATAATGGTTCGAAAGGTTTTATTATGCCTAAAGATGCAGCGGGAAATTGGCTGGATGAGGTGGTTTTTGGCGAATCAAAAATTCAAAAACCAACTTTTAGATATACACCAACTATCACCGAATCGCCTTGGTATGTTTGCCATTGGTGCGTGTATTTTTACGAAGGAACTTCTTGGGAATATTCGTTGAGTATTCCGCATGACATTCCCGAAGTGGTTCGCAAATCGGGTGGTGATTTGGCTTTCCAAAAAAGATTGGATACTTTTTTTGATGCTAAATTGTATGATGTTTCCAACGAACCTTCATTTTTAGCGCCAACGATGTACCATTGGATTGGAAAACCCTCTTTGAGCAGCGACAGAATTAAAGAAATCATTACTCACAATTTTAATACTTCTCGCAATGGTTTACCAGGCAATGACGATTCGGGAGCGATGTCTTCGTGGTTGGCATTTCACATGATGGGATTATATCCTAATGCAGGTCAGCCTTATTATTTGTTGAATACGCCATTAATTAAAGAAACCACTTTAGCGTTAGAATCGGGTAAAAATTTTAAGATTAGCACTAAAAAATGGAGTACTAAAAATAAATACATCAAAGCCGCTTTTTTAAACGGAAAACCTTTCAATCAAGCTTGGATTTTACACGATGATATCGTGAAAGGTGGAGAATTGATTCTAGAAATGGATTCAAAACCATCCGCTTGGGGAACGACTATTTTACCACCAACAAAATAA